The Chitinophaga niabensis genome segment GTTACAAGGGTGGAAACAGCATCACCCAACGATTCATACCTGCTTATTATTGGCGATTTTATACTAAGCACTTTTATTTGAAAGATAAGCAATTCTGAGTTGAACTAAAACAGCAGGGTGCTTCGCCAGAACGAAGAGGCCGCTGGCTCGAATCCAGTCACCCTGACTAACAATAAACCCCGCAGCTTACGTTGCGGGGTTTATTGTTACAAGTTCAACAGATCATCAACAACCTATTCTCTCCGGATTTTTCCTTTGGCGCACGATGAAGACAAGGAGGAACCTGGCTTTCAGGATGATCAACCGCCAGCCTCCACAGGTTACCAAGCCCTAAGCTTATTGGACGCGCACCAGGCTCAGCCTGATAGTGCAGATCAAAGAAATGGTCACTTAAAAATAATTCAAAACCTTCATCAGCTCCATGATATAGTTTTTTGAGTTCATCACGTATTTCCGGGATAAGTACTTTCTTTTTTCCCTGAGAATTTGGCAATATTTCACTCGGCTCGCCATAGTAAGTGCATAAAAAGGTATCAGTAGGTACAGGCGAGCGATCTACATGAAACGAATAAACATCGGTCGGGAAGAACGGGTAGGTATCGTCCCGGTCATAATAGTTGATCACATTAAGGATTGGCGATGCGCCATGAGCCTTCAGAGCATTCAGGTCATTCAGAAGAATTTCACGGGCAAGCTGTCCTTGCTCACTCAGCTGAAGTTCACGAAGTTCCTCTTCTTCAATTACCGTTATATTTCCGCTTAGTTCCACCTTTCTAACAATCTCAGAAAAATCGCCTGTGAGGCTACGGGTCCAGCAAATCGAATTAATTATTCCGCTAAATGGCGTAGATACAAGGTCTTGAAAATTCGTGACATGGTGAATTTGATTCCCAGCAGGCGGTACATCTATCATAATAGCTAAAGATAACAACAAAAAGCTAACAGATAGTGTTCAGCCGGTGCAAATGCACAATAGCGGACAACCTTACAAAATTTTATTCCTTCAGGAATGCCCGTAAATAACCACTTTTCAACAAAAAGGCTTTGCAGTCCTTAATATCCAGGATCTCCTTTACAGCCTGCTTTTTATCCGCGGCCTTATTGAAGTATTCCTGCGTTATGTTATATCCTATCCAATACCCAAGGTCTTTGGGCCGGTCATCTTTTCCCGAAACACCGTATAGCCAGTCTTTATAGTCAGTACTATCCATCCTGGCTACAAATTCCCTGCATAATCTCGCTTCATTTTTATTCCCATAGTTCATGGCCTCTTTATTGATATTTTCACCGGATATCAATTCCCCCAGAAAATCGGCGCTGCCCTCAATAATGCTTTGTTCCAGGAGCGTTGGGTATTCCTTCCAGTTCTTCTGCTGAAAATGAATTAATTCATGCGCTACCAGGAAAGGGATGTTATTGATATCCGTTTGCATTTCAGCTCCGATGAATATGCCTTCTTCGTTAAATGTACCTCCTGAATTATAAGCACCGATCACAAAATAGACGGGAGGATACTGGGCTGCGGGGTACCAGTATTTTAATGCATAGAAAGCACTCCGGCATTGTTTCTCCTTTTTGCTCATCTGCAAAGTGACCGGCCTCACTTTCTCATAATCTGCATACCTTTTTTTCACCACTTTCATCAAATTCTCCGCGTTCCTGATCCGGTTTGGCGTAAAACCTTTAACACCCGCGCTGCCTATATCAAGATAAGCGCCGCCAAAGGGATTGGTAGCACTGTCCTTTTTAAACTGGTCGAAAGCCTTCCAGAAATTGTCGATGTCCTTGGTAAGAAAAACAGAGCTATCCGGGTTGTTGGAAAAAGCAAGCTGGGCATAGGTAGCATTAACAAAGAAAATAGTCAGCAATGTTAGGTAATACTTTGGCATCGGGTTAATTTGAATACGTTTAAAAATAAGCAAATTTCATCTGTACAAGAGACTGCTTGATAAGTATTAACAGAAAAGAAACAAATTCCACTTTTGGCTAAGACAAAGATAGATTCGGTTAACCCTGCTCCTTTCCGATCCCGGAGCTTTGCATCAACAAAAACATAAAAAATGAATATTGTATTAACGGGCTCCATCGGGAACATCGGGAAACCACTCACACAGGAGCTGGTACAAAAGGGACATTCAGTAACCGTTATCAGCAGCAATACAGAAAGGCAACCTGCTATTGAGGCCTTAGGTGCAAAAGCCGCTATCGGCAGTATGTTTGACGCAGATTTTCTTTCTCAAACGTTTAAAGGTGCAGACATCGTTTATCTGATGGAAACCATGGAAGCCGCCGGAGATATGTTTGATAAATCCGTGGATTTTATCGGTTCCATCAACAAGATCGGGTATAATTACAAAACAGCCGTTCAAAAAGCAGGCATTAAAAAAGTAGTACATTTAAGCAGTATAGGGGCGCATACCAACAAAGGAACAGGCATTCTTATTTTTCATCACAACGTAGAAAACATATTAAAACAGCTGGGTAACGACGTTTCTATTAAATTCATTCGTCCGGTTGCTATTTACTTCAATATGTTTTCTTTTGTGAACAGCATAAAAAATAAAGGAGAGATTGTTTCCAACTACGGTGGTGATCAAAAAGAACCATGGGTTTCACCCTTAGACATTGCCAGTGTAATTGCAGAAGAAATGGAAAAACCATTTGAAGGAAGGACGGTTCGGTATGTAGCAAGTGACGAAGTATCACCAAATGAAATTGCAGCGGCTTTGGGAAAAGCAATCGGGAAACCGGATCTTAAATGGAATGTAATTTCTGATGAAGAACTATTGAAAGGTTGGCTGAATATTGGCTTTAATGAACAGGTTGCCAGAGGGTTTATAGAATTTCAGATCAGTCAGCGCACTGGTGTATTTTATGAAGATTACAACCAGCACAAGCCCGTTCTTGGAAAAGTAAAACTCACTGATTTCGCTAAAGAATTTGCTAAAGTGTATGGAACAACGTAAGACCAAAAGAATAAAGACCATCACCGAATTTCATCGTTCGAGGGGATTGCCGCATCCTGAACATCCGCTTATCAGTGTAGTGGATTATAAAGCTGTTCAGCGCCCCGCAGATATAGGCGATGTGAACTGGGTGTTTGATTTCTACCAGATTGCCCTGAAAAGAGGCATGAATGGCAAATTGAAGTACGGGCAACAGGAATATGATTTTGACGAGGGCATTATGTTTTTCATTTCCCCTAACCAGGTTTTCCGTATTGAAGCAACATCCAACCCCGCAACGAAACAATCGGGTTGGATGCTGCTCATACATCCTGATTTTTTATGGAAAACAGCACTTGCCAAAACCATCAAACAATATGAGTTTTTTGGTTATTCCGTTAATGAGGCCCTGTTCCTCTCACAAAAAGAAGAGAAAACCATCAACGGTATTATTGCCAATATCAGGCAAGAGTACCATACCAATATGGATAAGTTTAGCCAGAATATTATTGTTTCGCACCTGGAAACGTTACTCAATTATTCAGAACGGTTCTATGAAAGGCAATTTATTACCAGGAAAATTACCAGCCATATTGTACTGAATCGTTTGGAGGAACTATTAAATGATTACTTTAACGACGAAGATCTAATCTCAAAAGGATTGCCTACCGTCCAGCTCTTTGCGAATGAACTGAATGTTTCCCCAAACTACCTCAGCAGACTGCTCAAAACACTTACGGGACAAAGTACCCAACAACTTATCCATGATAAATTGATTGACAAAGCCAAGGAAAGACTTTCTACAACGGAACTTTCTGTGAGTGAAATTGCCTATGAGCTAGGTTTTGAGCATCCGCAATCCTTTACAAAGCTGTTTAAGAGTAAAACAAACCTTTCACCGCTGGAGTTTCGGGCAAGCTTTAACTGACTCAGGCTTCTACAAGGTTATTCACTTTACGGGCCAGTTCAACCGTCATTTCGGCGAGCCTGTTTGAAATGCCTACTTCATTATCGTACCAGGATACGATTTTCACCAGTTTGTCAATAGAACGGGTTAAGGTACCATCAACGATAGAAGAGTGCGTATTGCCCAATATGTCAGCCGATACAAATGGCTCTTCAGTATACTCCAATACGCCTTTCAATGTTGTGGCAGCATGATGTTTCAGGAATTCATTGATCTCCTGGGCAGATGCGCGTTTCACCAGGTTCAGCGACATATCCGCTATTGAACCATCGATCACCGGTACACGGTAAGAAAAACCATCCATCTTTCCTTTCAGCCCGGGTAACACTTCCCCAATCGCTTTTGCGGCCCCGGTGGTAGTGGGGATGATGGATTGTGTGGCAGCCCTTGCTCTTCTGAAATCCTTATGCGGTCCATCCTGCAGCATCTGGTCCATGGTAAATGCGTGCACGGTGCTCATAAAGCCGGATTCAATGCCATATTCTTTATCGATCAGGTACAATACCGGTGCTATACAGTTGGTAGTACAGGAGGCGGTA includes the following:
- a CDS encoding DUF1826 domain-containing protein; protein product: MIDVPPAGNQIHHVTNFQDLVSTPFSGIINSICWTRSLTGDFSEIVRKVELSGNITVIEEEELRELQLSEQGQLAREILLNDLNALKAHGASPILNVINYYDRDDTYPFFPTDVYSFHVDRSPVPTDTFLCTYYGEPSEILPNSQGKKKVLIPEIRDELKKLYHGADEGFELFLSDHFFDLHYQAEPGARPISLGLGNLWRLAVDHPESQVPPCLHRAPKEKSGENRLLMIC
- a CDS encoding DUF2268 domain-containing putative Zn-dependent protease (predicted Zn-dependent protease with a strongly conserved HExxH motif), whose amino-acid sequence is MPKYYLTLLTIFFVNATYAQLAFSNNPDSSVFLTKDIDNFWKAFDQFKKDSATNPFGGAYLDIGSAGVKGFTPNRIRNAENLMKVVKKRYADYEKVRPVTLQMSKKEKQCRSAFYALKYWYPAAQYPPVYFVIGAYNSGGTFNEEGIFIGAEMQTDINNIPFLVAHELIHFQQKNWKEYPTLLEQSIIEGSADFLGELISGENINKEAMNYGNKNEARLCREFVARMDSTDYKDWLYGVSGKDDRPKDLGYWIGYNITQEYFNKAADKKQAVKEILDIKDCKAFLLKSGYLRAFLKE
- a CDS encoding SDR family oxidoreductase → MNIVLTGSIGNIGKPLTQELVQKGHSVTVISSNTERQPAIEALGAKAAIGSMFDADFLSQTFKGADIVYLMETMEAAGDMFDKSVDFIGSINKIGYNYKTAVQKAGIKKVVHLSSIGAHTNKGTGILIFHHNVENILKQLGNDVSIKFIRPVAIYFNMFSFVNSIKNKGEIVSNYGGDQKEPWVSPLDIASVIAEEMEKPFEGRTVRYVASDEVSPNEIAAALGKAIGKPDLKWNVISDEELLKGWLNIGFNEQVARGFIEFQISQRTGVFYEDYNQHKPVLGKVKLTDFAKEFAKVYGTT
- a CDS encoding helix-turn-helix domain-containing protein, with protein sequence MEQRKTKRIKTITEFHRSRGLPHPEHPLISVVDYKAVQRPADIGDVNWVFDFYQIALKRGMNGKLKYGQQEYDFDEGIMFFISPNQVFRIEATSNPATKQSGWMLLIHPDFLWKTALAKTIKQYEFFGYSVNEALFLSQKEEKTINGIIANIRQEYHTNMDKFSQNIIVSHLETLLNYSERFYERQFITRKITSHIVLNRLEELLNDYFNDEDLISKGLPTVQLFANELNVSPNYLSRLLKTLTGQSTQQLIHDKLIDKAKERLSTTELSVSEIAYELGFEHPQSFTKLFKSKTNLSPLEFRASFN
- the gap gene encoding type I glyceraldehyde-3-phosphate dehydrogenase, whose amino-acid sequence is MKVAINGFGRIGRMTLRALLNKKGIEVVAINDLTDSKLLTHLFKYDTSHGKFAGTVALQDEYITVNDQKILLLSERAPEKLPWKDLQVDVVIESTGRFTQREGAQLHITAGAKKVLITAPATGNVKTIVMGVNNDQITEEDEILSTASCTTNCIAPVLYLIDKEYGIESGFMSTVHAFTMDQMLQDGPHKDFRRARAATQSIIPTTTGAAKAIGEVLPGLKGKMDGFSYRVPVIDGSIADMSLNLVKRASAQEINEFLKHHAATTLKGVLEYTEEPFVSADILGNTHSSIVDGTLTRSIDKLVKIVSWYDNEVGISNRLAEMTVELARKVNNLVEA